ATAATACACAACTACGAGAACTTGGCATCAGACTTCGAGAAACACCTGCTAATAAAGTACTATGAAAAAAATATTTTTAATCATCGGCGCTCCGGGAAGTGGCAAGACGACCGATGCAGAAATTATTGCAAAAAATCATCCCGATAAGGTAGCTCATTTTTCAACCGGTGAGCTTCTTCGAGAAGAGATTCAAACCGGGAGTGAATTGGGAAAAGAGATTGCCAATATCATCAACAAAGGCAATATCGTCTCAGCTAAAATAGCCGTACAAACGATTCTCAAAGCAGCCAAAGAAGCTTCACAAGAGATTATTCTCATCGACGGTTATCCACGCTCCATTGAGCAACTTGAGACCTTACATGAGCGACTTCTAACACAAAATGATATCGCATTACATCATGTCATCGAAGTGAGTGTCTCTTATGATGTGGCAAAAGCCAGAGTACTCGCACGATCTCGAGGTGTTGATGATGATGAGGCTATCTTTGAAAATCGAATCAAAGTCTATCAAGAACCCCTCGCCGCTATCGAAACATTTTATCAAAAAGAAAATCTACTGACTAAAATCAATGGAGAATATGACATCGATACTGTTGTCAAAAATATGGAAGATACGATACATGCAAACTTATAATTTTTATAGTGTTGTTATTGGCACCGAATTGATGAATGGCAGACGAGAAGATAAGCATTTTAATTTTATCAACAAAGCACTGAGAGATCGAGGTTTCAAACATTTTGCAAACTTCATGATTGTGGATGATGTCATCTTGATGGAGCGTGTTTTTGAAATGATCAAAAATGACCCTCACTCTATCATGTTTTGCTTTGGAGGTATCGGCTCAACTCCTGATGATTACACACGAGAAATAGCCGCCAAAGTATTTACCAATAATCAATCACAAACCCATCCAGAAGCGCTTCGACTCATTCTTGAAACCTTTCAAGACGAGGCCTATCCTCATCGTGTCAAAATGGCAAATTTACCACTAGGCGCATCACTTTTGGACAATGTCGTCAACAAAGTTCCTGGATTTTCACTAGAAGAGCGATTTTTCTTTGCGCCGGGCTTTCCATCGATGGCTTGGCCAATGTTTTCTAATATCCTTACAACGAAATTTAAGCCGCAACAGCAACACTATGCCTGTAGCTTTTTTGTCGAAGCCTCAGAAAATGACCTTATTGATATTATGGAAGCACTTCCTCATGATATTGAACTTTCATCACTACCAAAAATCGAAAATAACAAAAAAAGTGTCGAAATCTATCTCGCTTCAAAAGAGCAAGACTACCTCCATACCTGGTGCCAATTTTTTCAAAATGAGATGAAAAAACTCAACATTACTTTTCGACATCTTAAAACGATTTAATTTTTTAGAAAATAGTTATCCACACCATCAGCAATGCCCTTTGCAATCAAGTTTTGGTAGTAAAAACTAAAGAGTCTTGTCCCTTCTGTAGGATTGGTGATATAACCCGTCTCAATCAAAATGGCCGGCATTTGTGCACCAACTAAAACCCAAAAGGGTGCTTTTCTGACGCCCCCATCTACGATATGGTATTTTTTTCTAACATTTTGTAAAATGCCCTGTTGCACATCTAAGGCCATTTTATTAGCTTGGACAATCTTTTCTCGGTTAATAAGATTTAAAAAAGTGTTTTTTGAATAATAATCCATATCTTCTAAATCTACGCGGTTTTCAAGCGCAGCAACACGTTTGCTTCTCGCACTCCTAGCCGGTGAGAGAAAAAAGGTCTCAAGCCCTTTTGCACTATAATATTGACTCTTTTTAGGCGCAGCATTGGCATGGATTGAGATAAAGAGATCCGCTCGCTTTTGAT
This genomic window from Sulfurospirillum sp. 1612 contains:
- a CDS encoding adenylate kinase; its protein translation is MKKIFLIIGAPGSGKTTDAEIIAKNHPDKVAHFSTGELLREEIQTGSELGKEIANIINKGNIVSAKIAVQTILKAAKEASQEIILIDGYPRSIEQLETLHERLLTQNDIALHHVIEVSVSYDVAKARVLARSRGVDDDEAIFENRIKVYQEPLAAIETFYQKENLLTKINGEYDIDTVVKNMEDTIHANL
- a CDS encoding competence/damage-inducible protein A; its protein translation is MQTYNFYSVVIGTELMNGRREDKHFNFINKALRDRGFKHFANFMIVDDVILMERVFEMIKNDPHSIMFCFGGIGSTPDDYTREIAAKVFTNNQSQTHPEALRLILETFQDEAYPHRVKMANLPLGASLLDNVVNKVPGFSLEERFFFAPGFPSMAWPMFSNILTTKFKPQQQHYACSFFVEASENDLIDIMEALPHDIELSSLPKIENNKKSVEIYLASKEQDYLHTWCQFFQNEMKKLNITFRHLKTI